A single genomic interval of Armigeres subalbatus isolate Guangzhou_Male chromosome 1, GZ_Asu_2, whole genome shotgun sequence harbors:
- the LOC134207296 gene encoding uncharacterized protein K02A2.6-like, with protein MDVETERFVKSCKECTLVSSFVAPEPLVRTQIPNRPWVDIAVDFMGPLPSGHNLLVIIDYFSRFVEVVIMKEISARNTIQALHETFCRYGIPQSIKTDNGPQFISESLQSFCTEFGIELRKTTPYWPQANGEVERANRSLKKRLQISQESTTVDWKWDLRMYLLMYNSTPHSTTGVAPSALMFGRVLRDKLPAFPVEVARKSIEEIQDTDREKKQKGAEYADRIRNATPNLLKEGDTVVAKRMTRDNKLSTNFSPEEMVILKRNGADATIQSKETGKIFHRNVSHLKPLIPRKEVIVDHMVGEGSDTLSPCSELAKQLNKPTDNANADFGPSSRSRRAQKKPMYLNDYQLGIVQDY; from the coding sequence GTCTTTCGTGGCCCCTGAACCGTTGGTGAGGACACAGATACCGAATAGACCTTGGGTTGACATTGCGGTGGACTTTATGGGTCCGCTGCCATCTGGCCATAATCTTTTGGTTATTATCGATTACTTCAGCAGATTCGTCGAGGTTGTCATAATGAAGGAGATATCAGCCAGGAATACGATTCAAGCTCTGCACGAAACATTCTGCAGATACGGCATTCCGCAATCTATTAAGACAGATAATGGCCCACAATTTATAAGTGAGTCACTCCAAAGCTTCTGTACTGAATTCGGGATCGAGTTACGTAAAACTACTCCATATTGGCCTCAGGCCAACGGAGAGGTCGAGCGAGCAAATAGATCTCTGAAGAAAAGACTACAGATTAGCCAAGAATCAACTACAGTTGATTGGAAGTGGGATCTACGCATGTATCTGCTTATGTACAATTCTACTCCACACTCTACCACGGGAGTAGCACCTTCAGCACTGATGTTCGGTAGAGTGCTTCGGGATAAACTCCCAGCGTTCCCAGTAGAAGTAGCAAGAAAGTCTATCGAAGAAATACAGGATACAGACCGAGAGAAGAAGCAGAAAGGTGCGGAGTATGCCGACAGAATACGTAATGCCACACCTAATTTACTGAAGGAAGGAGATACTGTTGTTGCGAAAAGGATGACGAGGGACAACAAGCTGTCAACGAATTTCAGTCCGGAAGAAATGGTCATACTCAAACGCAATGGAGCAGATGCAACTATCCAATCAAAGGAAACCGGCAAAATATTCCATCGGAATGTTTCGCATCTAAAGCCACTGATACCAAGAAAGGAAGTCATCGTGGATCACATGGTCGGTGAAGGAAGTGATACATTGAGTCCCTGTTCCGAACTAGCAAAGCAGCTCAACAAACCCACCGACAATGCAAATGCAGATTTTGGACCCTCATCGCGTTCTAGACGTGCGCAGAAGAAACCTATGTA